One Glutamicibacter mishrai genomic window carries:
- a CDS encoding 4'-phosphopantetheinyl transferase family protein — protein MPIFSKLLPGSVRVAETRTELDDGPRFWQEDQYVADAVETRQQEFRTVRICARQALAEFGHGDHILVPDEHRAPEWPPNIVGSMTHAPGLRAAAVASTGEFRGIGIDAEPHQALPAEVVDVILLPVERRLAARLQAEDPGIAWDKLMFSAKESVFKTWYPLARRWLDFLECEITVGHEPGAFTARILQASPVHSGVDLSVLCGKWMNESPVGHGLLATAITVQ, from the coding sequence ATGCCAATTTTTTCCAAGCTATTGCCTGGGTCCGTTCGTGTGGCCGAGACGCGTACCGAGCTTGATGACGGGCCTAGATTCTGGCAAGAGGATCAGTACGTAGCCGACGCGGTCGAGACCCGCCAGCAGGAGTTCCGCACCGTGCGCATTTGCGCCCGTCAAGCGCTCGCCGAATTCGGGCACGGCGATCACATCCTCGTTCCCGATGAACACCGCGCGCCGGAATGGCCCCCGAATATCGTGGGCAGCATGACCCATGCACCCGGACTGCGAGCCGCCGCCGTGGCCAGCACCGGTGAATTCAGGGGTATCGGAATCGACGCCGAACCGCATCAGGCGCTGCCCGCAGAAGTGGTCGACGTGATCCTGTTGCCGGTAGAACGGCGCTTGGCCGCTCGCCTCCAAGCCGAAGATCCCGGCATCGCTTGGGACAAGCTGATGTTCAGCGCCAAGGAAAGCGTCTTCAAAACGTGGTATCCGTTGGCCCGGCGCTGGCTTGATTTTCTTGAATGCGAGATAACGGTCGGCCACGAGCCAGGAGCCTTCACCGCCCGAATCCTGCAGGCCAGCCCCGTGCACAGCGGGGTTGACCTGTCAGTGCTTTGCGGGAAGTGGATGAACGAATCCCCAGTGGGCCACGGCCTGCTGGCCACAGCGATCACTGTGCAATGA
- the ppk2 gene encoding polyphosphate kinase 2 — protein MSVEMPLLDDAFRGYSVLDDDDDDPLLLRADGTVVDTWREDYPYDLKLDRETYEIEKRALQIELLKLQKWVKANGRRIMIVFEGRDAAGKGGTIKRFTEHLNPRGARVVALEKPSERESTQWYYQRYVQHFPSAGEIVLFDRSWYNRAGVERVMGFCTPEQVDHFLDQTPLFEKLVVDEGIDLVKFWFSVSASEQLTRFTIRRIDPVRQWKLSPMDLESLDKWDKYTEAKKEMFLKTDTDHAPWTVVKSNDKKRARLQAMRHVLNLFDYKGKDHELIGSPDPQIVGRAANVITHGEEF, from the coding sequence ATGAGTGTAGAAATGCCCCTGCTCGATGACGCTTTCCGTGGTTACTCGGTACTCGACGATGATGACGATGATCCGTTGTTGTTGCGCGCCGACGGCACCGTCGTTGACACCTGGCGCGAAGACTACCCCTATGACCTGAAACTCGACCGCGAAACCTACGAGATTGAAAAGCGGGCCCTGCAAATCGAGCTTCTGAAACTCCAGAAGTGGGTCAAGGCCAACGGCCGGCGCATCATGATCGTTTTCGAGGGTCGTGATGCCGCAGGCAAAGGCGGAACGATCAAGCGCTTCACCGAGCACCTGAACCCTCGTGGCGCCCGCGTCGTCGCGTTGGAAAAACCCAGCGAACGCGAATCCACCCAGTGGTACTACCAGCGCTATGTGCAGCATTTCCCTTCAGCCGGCGAAATCGTGCTCTTCGACCGTTCCTGGTACAACCGTGCCGGCGTGGAACGGGTCATGGGCTTTTGCACCCCGGAGCAGGTGGATCACTTCCTCGACCAGACTCCGCTCTTCGAAAAGCTCGTGGTCGATGAGGGCATTGATTTGGTGAAGTTCTGGTTCTCGGTCTCCGCAAGCGAGCAGCTCACTCGCTTCACCATTCGGCGAATCGATCCGGTGCGCCAGTGGAAGCTCTCCCCCATGGACCTTGAGTCCCTGGATAAATGGGACAAGTACACGGAAGCCAAGAAGGAAATGTTCTTGAAGACCGACACCGATCACGCTCCGTGGACGGTGGTGAAGTCCAACGACAAGAAGCGCGCCCGGCTTCAGGCGATGCGCCACGTGCTGAACCTGTTTGACTACAAGGGCAAGGATCACGAGCTGATCGGCTCCCCTGATCCCCAGATCGTAGGACGCGCCGCAAACGTCATCACCCACGGCGAAGAGTTCTAG
- a CDS encoding M1 family metallopeptidase → MHHRILDEYTKHYGSPTYTVEHYEVNLVVKLASNHLDGRAMLRIRALEDLNEIPLNLNGLKIIKATCQGRKVSVSKKHHRVVISTPSRIKAGDHIELNLRYGGNPSVDNGQWGEVGWEELTDGILVSGQPVGASTWFPCNDHPSHKSSYRFEVSTDAGYRVVANGDLISHSRSASRNTWVYEQREPMATYLATLQIGRYIEIAFDRGHHLLAYSVPGNDLPVRGAFAKQSQMAEIFERKFGPYPFENYKIVVVDDELEIPLEAQGMSIFGRNHLSLEWEAQRLIAHEFAHQWFGNSLTPSRWKDIWLNEGFACFSEWVYSEHAGVMPIEQRARAAWEKLKSLPQDLQIGDPGPKDMFDDRVYKRGALTLYALLTALGEKAFYEMLRDWTASYQHSSVDTKKFTKHLKKHASGVDVDQILQSWLTDLELPGFPA, encoded by the coding sequence ATGCACCATCGCATACTGGATGAGTACACCAAGCACTACGGCTCCCCGACCTACACCGTGGAACATTACGAGGTGAACCTCGTGGTGAAGCTCGCGAGCAACCACCTCGACGGCCGGGCCATGCTGCGCATTCGCGCACTCGAAGATCTCAACGAGATTCCGTTGAACCTCAACGGGCTGAAGATCATCAAGGCCACCTGCCAGGGACGCAAGGTCTCGGTCAGCAAAAAGCACCACCGCGTGGTTATCTCGACCCCGAGCCGGATCAAAGCCGGGGATCATATCGAATTGAACCTGCGCTATGGCGGAAACCCCAGCGTCGATAACGGGCAATGGGGCGAGGTGGGCTGGGAAGAGCTCACCGATGGAATCCTCGTTTCGGGCCAGCCGGTGGGAGCTTCGACCTGGTTCCCCTGCAATGACCATCCAAGCCACAAGTCCTCCTACCGTTTTGAGGTGTCCACCGATGCGGGCTACCGCGTGGTGGCCAATGGCGATTTGATCTCGCACAGCCGCTCGGCCAGCCGCAATACCTGGGTGTACGAACAGCGCGAGCCCATGGCCACCTATCTGGCGACCTTGCAGATCGGGCGCTACATCGAAATCGCCTTTGACCGCGGGCACCATCTGCTGGCCTACTCGGTTCCAGGTAATGATCTTCCGGTGCGCGGAGCCTTCGCGAAGCAAAGCCAGATGGCCGAGATCTTCGAGCGCAAATTCGGCCCCTACCCTTTCGAGAATTACAAGATCGTCGTGGTCGACGACGAACTCGAGATTCCCTTGGAAGCCCAGGGAATGAGCATTTTCGGGCGCAATCACCTTTCGCTGGAGTGGGAAGCCCAGCGCCTGATCGCCCACGAGTTCGCGCACCAGTGGTTCGGCAATTCGCTGACTCCCTCGCGGTGGAAGGACATCTGGCTGAACGAAGGCTTCGCCTGCTTCAGCGAGTGGGTGTACTCGGAGCACGCCGGGGTCATGCCGATCGAGCAGCGTGCCCGCGCGGCCTGGGAGAAGCTCAAGTCCCTGCCCCAGGATCTGCAGATCGGGGACCCGGGCCCAAAGGACATGTTCGATGATCGTGTCTACAAGCGCGGGGCACTGACCCTGTATGCATTGCTCACTGCGCTAGGCGAGAAGGCCTTCTACGAGATGCTTCGCGATTGGACCGCGAGCTACCAGCACAGCAGCGTTGATACGAAGAAATTCACGAAGCATCTGAAGAAGCATGCTTCCGGCGTCGATGTGGACCAGATTCTGCAATCCTGGCTTACCGATCTTGAACTGCCGGGCTTTCCTGCCTGA
- a CDS encoding Pls/PosA family non-ribosomal peptide synthetase — protein MDNDQTPAPDQEIYTPQFPSGALAPAARTLVDILQATAEAHPDAPAIDDGERTESYAELVREVKAKARRLHEHGLGAGDRIGVRVESGTRHLYEWILAIIWVGAAYVPVDADDPDERAKTVFTEAEVAGVVKGIDTIVVDTARPKPFASPRLPNLADDAWIIFTSGSTGKPKGVAVSHRSAAAFVDAEAQMFLANDPLNTTDRVLAGLSVAFDASCEEMWIAWRNGACLVPAPRALVRSGMDLGPWLISRSITAVSTVPTLAALWPAQALDSVRLLIFGGEACPPELAGRLATEGREVWNTYGPTEATVVACGATMDGSLPVRIGLPLAGWDLAVVDPEGIPVAEGESGELIIGGVGLARYLDPEKDAEKYAPMPTLGWERAYRSGDMVVNDSKGLIFIGRVDDQVKIGGRRIELGEIDAALNSLAGVSAGAVAVRETATGNKILVGYLQAPEDYDLSAARTALLEDLPAPMVPILAVMDNLPMKTSGKVDRNALPWPLPGTEQNDSSGELPPLDEVGEFIAEAWQGALGAPVSGLDADFFAAGGGSLSAAQLVSALRVRYPDLTVAELYDYPRFGALVEFLGGQQATSEPVEPRTVARTKRITQLAQTLVAFPLFILSGLRWFTYLMIGHVALVAMGVFEDPLPTPWYVIAGLWLLFVTPIGRMTLSILANKLLLRGLEPGIYPRSGSVHLRLWLAQHVADVVDPISLSSAPLLPWYARMLGAKIDRTATLHTLPPVTGMLTVGPGATIEPEVDVSGYWIDGDKLHVGAIEVGARASIGARSTLVPGAMIGDDTIVEAGSAVYGSARGNSRYAGSPAIRQAKAKPKWPEAEPAYRKLPRVLAGIASILLNLWQWIPVVLAFLSVAPILRPAQSLAEIGWRFIPAVIVAALVWFLSSMILTILVVRLLSIGLVEGWHQVTSRVGWQAWATERVLDTARDQLFPLYASLFTPIWLRLLGAKVGRDVEISTVLLIPKMTTISSGAFLADDTMVASYELGGGWMHIAPVRVGKKAFLGNSGILHAGRRVPKRSLIAVLSATPKKMKAGTSWIGSPPNKLRRTTVEAESERTYRPALKLKIMRSFWELTRSLAVFTTVAIAGGVLWALAALATYASVWASMLLSGAVLVLAGALAAVIAVAAKWLVVGAIRPGEHTLWSSFIWRTEMVDSFTELVCAQWFARLASGTPALVWFLRAQGAKIGHGVWCESYWLPEADLVTLEDHSTVNRGSVLQTHLFHDRIMSIDSVTLGAGATLGPHSVILPAAQISEGTTTGPASLILRGEVLPANTYWRGNPAVRWNINPDTQFTQPVTQEA, from the coding sequence ATGGACAACGATCAAACTCCTGCGCCGGATCAAGAAATCTACACCCCCCAGTTTCCTTCCGGTGCCCTGGCCCCGGCCGCCCGCACGCTGGTAGACATCCTGCAGGCCACCGCCGAGGCCCACCCTGACGCGCCCGCCATCGATGACGGCGAGCGCACCGAAAGCTATGCCGAGCTCGTCAGGGAGGTCAAGGCCAAGGCCCGCCGCCTGCACGAGCACGGGCTCGGTGCCGGCGACCGCATCGGCGTGCGCGTTGAATCGGGCACACGCCACCTCTACGAGTGGATCCTGGCCATCATCTGGGTCGGGGCCGCCTATGTCCCGGTGGATGCGGACGATCCCGACGAGCGAGCCAAAACGGTGTTCACCGAAGCCGAGGTGGCCGGCGTCGTCAAGGGCATAGACACCATCGTGGTGGATACTGCGCGGCCCAAGCCTTTCGCTTCCCCGCGCCTGCCGAACCTGGCCGATGATGCCTGGATCATCTTCACCTCCGGCTCCACTGGCAAGCCCAAGGGCGTTGCGGTCTCCCATCGTTCCGCGGCGGCCTTCGTTGATGCCGAAGCTCAAATGTTCCTGGCCAACGACCCGCTGAACACCACCGACCGGGTCCTGGCCGGGCTCTCGGTCGCCTTCGACGCCTCCTGCGAGGAAATGTGGATCGCCTGGCGCAATGGCGCCTGCCTGGTGCCTGCCCCGCGCGCCCTGGTGCGCAGCGGCATGGACCTTGGCCCTTGGCTGATTTCCCGCTCGATCACCGCGGTCTCCACCGTCCCCACCTTGGCCGCCCTGTGGCCAGCCCAGGCCCTGGACTCGGTGCGGCTGCTGATTTTCGGTGGCGAGGCCTGCCCGCCAGAACTAGCCGGCCGCCTGGCTACCGAGGGCCGCGAAGTCTGGAATACCTACGGACCTACCGAAGCGACCGTGGTGGCCTGCGGCGCCACCATGGACGGCAGCCTCCCGGTGCGCATCGGCTTGCCGCTGGCCGGTTGGGATCTGGCCGTGGTCGACCCCGAAGGCATTCCAGTGGCCGAGGGCGAATCCGGCGAGCTGATCATCGGCGGCGTGGGCTTGGCCCGCTACCTGGATCCAGAGAAGGACGCCGAAAAGTACGCGCCGATGCCCACCTTGGGCTGGGAGCGCGCCTACCGTTCCGGCGACATGGTGGTCAATGACAGCAAAGGCCTGATCTTCATCGGCCGTGTTGATGACCAGGTGAAGATCGGCGGCCGACGGATCGAGCTGGGCGAAATCGATGCCGCGCTCAACTCCCTGGCCGGGGTTTCCGCCGGCGCGGTGGCCGTGCGCGAAACCGCCACCGGAAACAAGATCCTGGTCGGCTACCTCCAGGCGCCTGAAGACTACGATTTGTCCGCGGCCCGCACCGCCTTGCTGGAGGACCTGCCGGCGCCCATGGTGCCGATCCTGGCCGTCATGGACAACCTGCCGATGAAAACCAGCGGCAAGGTCGACCGCAATGCCCTGCCCTGGCCGCTGCCCGGCACCGAGCAGAACGACTCCTCCGGCGAGCTGCCGCCACTGGATGAGGTGGGAGAATTCATTGCCGAAGCATGGCAGGGAGCCCTCGGCGCACCCGTATCCGGGTTGGACGCCGACTTCTTCGCCGCCGGCGGCGGTTCCCTCTCGGCCGCCCAGCTCGTCTCCGCCTTGCGCGTGCGCTATCCGGATCTGACAGTGGCCGAACTCTATGACTACCCGCGCTTCGGGGCCCTGGTTGAATTCCTCGGCGGGCAGCAGGCCACCAGCGAACCGGTGGAACCGCGTACCGTGGCGCGCACCAAGCGCATCACCCAATTGGCGCAGACCCTGGTGGCCTTCCCGCTGTTCATCCTTTCCGGGCTGCGTTGGTTCACCTATTTGATGATCGGGCACGTGGCCCTGGTGGCCATGGGCGTTTTCGAAGACCCCTTGCCCACCCCGTGGTACGTGATCGCCGGATTATGGCTTCTCTTCGTCACCCCGATCGGGCGCATGACCCTGTCCATCCTGGCCAACAAGCTGCTGCTGCGCGGGCTGGAACCTGGAATCTATCCGCGCTCCGGTTCGGTCCACCTGCGCCTGTGGCTGGCTCAGCACGTAGCCGATGTGGTGGACCCGATTTCGCTCTCCAGCGCGCCGCTGCTGCCTTGGTACGCCCGCATGCTCGGCGCGAAGATCGACCGCACCGCCACCTTGCACACCCTGCCGCCGGTGACCGGAATGCTCACCGTGGGCCCGGGCGCCACCATCGAACCCGAGGTGGATGTCAGCGGCTACTGGATTGACGGCGACAAGCTGCACGTCGGCGCCATCGAGGTTGGCGCCCGCGCGTCGATCGGCGCGCGCAGCACCCTGGTCCCCGGAGCGATGATCGGCGATGACACGATCGTCGAGGCCGGTTCGGCGGTCTACGGAAGCGCCCGCGGGAACTCCCGGTACGCCGGCTCCCCTGCGATCCGGCAGGCCAAGGCCAAGCCCAAGTGGCCCGAGGCAGAACCGGCCTACCGCAAGCTGCCTCGCGTGCTCGCCGGCATCGCCTCGATCCTGTTGAACCTGTGGCAGTGGATCCCCGTGGTTCTCGCCTTCCTCTCGGTCGCCCCGATCCTGCGGCCAGCCCAGTCGCTGGCAGAAATCGGCTGGCGCTTCATCCCGGCTGTGATCGTTGCGGCGCTGGTTTGGTTCCTGTCGAGCATGATCCTGACCATCCTCGTGGTGCGCTTGCTGTCGATCGGCCTGGTCGAAGGATGGCATCAGGTCACCTCGCGCGTGGGCTGGCAGGCCTGGGCGACCGAGCGGGTCCTGGATACCGCCCGCGATCAGCTCTTCCCGCTGTACGCTTCGCTGTTCACCCCGATCTGGCTTCGCCTCTTGGGAGCCAAGGTGGGACGCGATGTGGAGATTTCCACGGTCCTGCTGATCCCGAAGATGACCACCATCTCCTCCGGCGCCTTCTTGGCCGACGACACCATGGTGGCCTCCTACGAACTCGGCGGAGGCTGGATGCATATCGCACCGGTGCGCGTGGGCAAGAAGGCCTTCCTGGGCAACTCCGGCATCCTGCATGCAGGGCGCCGCGTGCCCAAGCGTTCGCTGATCGCGGTGCTCTCGGCCACCCCGAAGAAGATGAAGGCCGGGACCTCGTGGATCGGTTCCCCGCCGAACAAGCTGCGCCGCACCACGGTGGAAGCCGAGTCGGAGCGCACCTACCGTCCGGCCCTGAAATTGAAGATCATGCGTTCCTTCTGGGAGCTGACCCGTTCCCTGGCGGTCTTCACCACCGTGGCCATCGCCGGTGGCGTGCTGTGGGCCCTGGCTGCCCTGGCCACCTACGCCAGCGTTTGGGCCAGCATGCTGCTCTCCGGCGCGGTGCTGGTGCTCGCTGGCGCGTTGGCTGCCGTGATCGCGGTCGCCGCCAAGTGGCTGGTGGTCGGTGCGATCCGCCCCGGCGAGCACACCCTGTGGAGCTCCTTCATCTGGCGCACAGAAATGGTCGATTCCTTCACCGAGCTGGTTTGCGCCCAGTGGTTCGCCCGCCTCGCTTCCGGAACCCCGGCCTTGGTTTGGTTCCTGCGCGCCCAGGGCGCCAAGATCGGCCATGGCGTGTGGTGCGAAAGCTACTGGCTGCCGGAAGCCGACCTGGTCACCTTGGAGGACCACTCCACGGTCAACCGCGGTTCGGTCCTGCAAACCCACCTGTTCCACGACCGCATCATGTCCATTGACTCGGTCACCCTGGGAGCAGGGGCGACGCTCGGCCCGCATAGCGTGATCCTGCCAGCGGCGCAGATCTCCGAGGGCACCACCACCGGCCCGGCCAGCTTGATCCTTCGCGGCGAGGTTCTGCCTGCCAATACCTACTGGCGCGGCAATCCGGCAGTACGCTGGAACATCAACCCGGATACACAATTTACGCAGCCCGTCACACAGGAAGCCTGA
- a CDS encoding quinone oxidoreductase family protein, whose amino-acid sequence MQQQAIVVNEPTDATGLEQTSIPVPAPGPGQLLVKVAATGVNFIETYQRSGVYTVDYPFVPGSEFAGVVEQIGEGVQNFKLGDRVATASGEAGYSQYALVDADLTAKVPDSVDLHIAAALPLQGMTAHYLVHSSYMVHEGDVILTYAGAGGVGLILTQLLKLKGATVITTASTQEKKDLAKAAGADYVVDYDQVADTVEKVTGGKGVNAVYDGIGKDTFETSLAALRRRGTLVLFGGASGQVPPFDLQRLNAGGSLTVTRPKLADFLTSQQEMHWRFGDMVGWVATGKIDVRIGAQYPLAEAGAAHAALESRATTGKVILLP is encoded by the coding sequence ATGCAGCAACAAGCCATCGTGGTCAACGAACCCACCGACGCCACCGGATTAGAGCAAACCAGCATCCCGGTCCCTGCCCCGGGACCCGGCCAGCTGCTGGTCAAGGTCGCGGCCACCGGCGTGAACTTCATCGAAACCTATCAGCGCAGCGGCGTCTACACCGTGGACTACCCCTTCGTCCCCGGTTCCGAATTCGCCGGCGTGGTCGAACAGATCGGCGAAGGCGTCCAGAACTTCAAGTTGGGCGATCGCGTGGCCACCGCCTCCGGCGAGGCCGGCTACTCGCAGTATGCCCTGGTTGATGCCGACCTGACCGCCAAGGTCCCCGACTCCGTGGACCTGCACATCGCCGCCGCCTTGCCGCTGCAGGGCATGACCGCCCACTACCTGGTCCACTCCAGCTACATGGTGCACGAAGGCGATGTCATCCTCACCTACGCAGGCGCTGGCGGCGTAGGGCTGATCCTCACCCAGCTGCTCAAGCTCAAGGGCGCTACCGTCATCACCACCGCTTCCACCCAGGAGAAGAAGGACCTGGCCAAGGCAGCCGGGGCCGATTACGTGGTGGACTACGACCAGGTCGCCGACACGGTCGAGAAAGTCACCGGCGGCAAAGGGGTCAACGCGGTCTACGACGGCATCGGCAAGGACACCTTCGAGACCTCGCTGGCGGCCCTGCGCCGCCGCGGCACGCTGGTGCTCTTCGGCGGAGCCAGTGGCCAGGTGCCTCCCTTCGACCTGCAGCGCCTGAACGCCGGCGGATCGTTGACGGTCACCCGCCCGAAGCTCGCGGACTTCCTGACCTCGCAGCAGGAGATGCATTGGCGCTTCGGGGATATGGTCGGCTGGGTGGCCACCGGAAAGATCGATGTGCGCATCGGTGCCCAATACCCGCTGGCCGAGGCAGGTGCCGCCCACGCCGCGCTGGAATCGCGCGCCACCACCGGCAAAGTCATTTTGCTGCCATAA
- the argC gene encoding N-acetyl-gamma-glutamyl-phosphate reductase has protein sequence MTISVAVSGASGYAGGEVLRILAAHPEVEIGAITAHSQAGQRLGSIAPHLHALADRVLVDTTVENLAGHDVVFLALPHGTSAAVAAALPENTLVIDAGADHRLESAAAWEKFYGSAHAGFWPYGLPELPGQREKLVGTKRVAVPGCYPTGGQLALAPGFGAGLLEADDVVIVSASGTSGAGKSLKPNLLGSEVMGSMSTYGVGGIHRHIPEMEQGFSKLAGEPVTVSFTPTLAPMPRGILTTATAKVKAGVSEAQLRAAWEQAYADEQFVHLLPEGQWPTTGAVQGSNHVQLQLAFDTHANRVIVTAALDNLTKGTAGAAVQSMNIALGLPENTGLLMQGVAP, from the coding sequence ATGACGATTTCAGTAGCTGTCTCCGGCGCCAGCGGATACGCCGGCGGTGAGGTCCTTCGCATCCTTGCGGCCCATCCAGAAGTAGAGATTGGCGCGATCACCGCGCACTCCCAGGCCGGGCAGCGACTCGGTTCGATCGCGCCGCACCTGCACGCGCTCGCCGACCGCGTTCTGGTCGACACCACCGTGGAAAACCTTGCCGGACACGACGTCGTGTTCCTGGCCCTGCCGCATGGCACCTCGGCCGCCGTCGCCGCGGCCCTGCCCGAAAACACCCTGGTCATCGACGCCGGCGCGGACCACCGCCTTGAATCCGCCGCCGCCTGGGAAAAGTTCTATGGTTCGGCACACGCCGGATTCTGGCCCTATGGCTTGCCCGAGCTTCCTGGCCAGCGCGAGAAGCTGGTCGGCACCAAGCGCGTTGCCGTCCCCGGCTGCTACCCAACCGGCGGCCAGCTGGCCTTGGCCCCGGGCTTCGGCGCGGGACTGCTCGAAGCCGACGACGTGGTCATCGTGTCAGCCTCCGGCACCTCCGGGGCCGGCAAATCGTTGAAGCCCAACCTGCTGGGCAGCGAAGTCATGGGCTCGATGAGCACCTACGGCGTGGGTGGTATCCACCGCCACATCCCGGAAATGGAGCAGGGCTTTTCCAAGCTGGCCGGAGAACCGGTCACCGTGTCCTTCACGCCGACCCTGGCTCCGATGCCCCGCGGCATCCTGACCACCGCTACCGCAAAGGTCAAGGCCGGCGTGAGCGAAGCACAGCTGCGCGCCGCCTGGGAACAGGCCTACGCCGACGAGCAATTTGTGCACCTGCTGCCCGAAGGCCAATGGCCAACCACCGGCGCGGTCCAAGGCTCCAACCACGTCCAGCTCCAGCTGGCCTTCGACACCCACGCCAACCGCGTGATCGTCACCGCCGCGCTGGATAACCTCACCAAAGGCACCGCAGGTGCCGCAGTCCAGTCGATGAACATCGCCCTGGGCCTGCCAGAAAATACCGGATTGCTCATGCAAGGAGTCGCACCGTGA
- the argJ gene encoding bifunctional glutamate N-acetyltransferase/amino-acid acetyltransferase ArgJ, protein MSLAYTSTHPSAAATGVTAPAGFTAAGVPAGLKSTGKNDVVLVKNLGPQFTAAGVFTSNRVAAAPVHWSKQVLADGRIDAVLLNSGGANACTGPEGFGNTHRSAEYAAELLGISASDVAVASTGLIGVQLPMDKLLPGVKAAAELMADDQNSADAAAAGIMTTDTVPKLVSRLVGPDGSTQVTIGGMAKGAGMLAPALATMLVVLTTDAVLSSDQADTALRAATAMSFDRADSDGCMSTNDTVLLLASGASGTTPDIAEFTAALTDACCELAAKLIEDAEGADHTIAIRTYNAATEADALEVSKAVSRSNLVKTAVFGKDPNWGRVLSEVGTTKAAFEADQLNVSINGVMVCKNGGVGEDRNLVSLEERNVSIEIDLNAGSEEATVLTNDLTHDYVHENSAYSS, encoded by the coding sequence GTGAGTCTCGCCTACACCAGCACCCACCCGTCAGCCGCCGCAACCGGCGTCACCGCCCCGGCAGGATTCACGGCGGCCGGCGTGCCGGCAGGCCTGAAGTCCACCGGCAAGAACGACGTCGTCCTGGTCAAGAACCTCGGCCCGCAGTTCACCGCAGCCGGGGTCTTCACCTCCAACCGCGTGGCCGCTGCCCCGGTGCACTGGTCCAAGCAGGTGCTCGCCGACGGCCGCATTGACGCGGTTCTGCTGAATTCCGGCGGCGCCAACGCCTGCACCGGTCCCGAAGGATTCGGCAACACCCACCGCAGCGCCGAATACGCCGCTGAGCTCCTGGGCATCTCCGCATCCGACGTGGCTGTGGCCTCCACCGGGTTGATCGGCGTCCAGCTGCCCATGGACAAGTTGCTGCCCGGCGTGAAAGCCGCAGCAGAGCTGATGGCCGATGACCAGAACTCCGCCGATGCGGCCGCAGCCGGCATCATGACCACCGACACCGTGCCGAAGCTGGTCTCCCGCCTGGTGGGCCCGGATGGCTCCACCCAGGTCACCATCGGCGGCATGGCCAAGGGCGCGGGAATGCTCGCCCCGGCGCTGGCCACCATGCTCGTGGTGCTTACCACCGACGCGGTGCTTTCCTCCGATCAGGCCGACACCGCGCTGCGTGCCGCCACCGCCATGAGCTTTGACCGCGCCGACTCCGATGGCTGCATGTCCACCAATGACACCGTGCTGCTTCTGGCCTCCGGCGCCTCTGGCACCACCCCGGATATCGCTGAATTCACCGCTGCGCTTACCGACGCCTGCTGCGAACTGGCCGCCAAGCTCATCGAGGATGCCGAAGGCGCCGATCACACCATCGCGATCCGCACCTACAACGCCGCCACCGAAGCCGACGCCCTGGAAGTCTCCAAGGCAGTCTCCCGCTCCAACCTAGTGAAGACCGCAGTGTTCGGCAAGGATCCGAACTGGGGACGGGTGCTCTCCGAAGTGGGCACCACCAAGGCCGCCTTCGAAGCCGATCAGCTCAACGTGTCGATCAACGGCGTGATGGTCTGCAAGAACGGCGGGGTCGGCGAAGACCGCAACCTGGTCAGCCTCGAAGAGCGCAATGTGTCCATCGAGATCGACCTGAACGCGGGCAGCGAGGAAGCCACCGTGCTGACCAACGACCTGACCCACGACTACGTCCACGAAAATTCCGCCTACTCCAGCTAG